One genomic window of Monodelphis domestica isolate mMonDom1 chromosome 1, mMonDom1.pri, whole genome shotgun sequence includes the following:
- the CPEB1 gene encoding cytoplasmic polyadenylation element-binding protein 1 isoform X4 — translation MLFPTSAQESSRGLPDANDLCLGLQSLSLTGWDRPWSTQDSDAAAQSSPQSVLSMLNNPLGNVLGKPPLGFLPLDPTNTELVEKFPTPSMRGSRLDARPVLDSRSSSPSDSDTSGFSSGSDHLSDLISSLRISPPLPFLPLGAGPRDPLKMGVGSWLDQDQAALAAVTPSPTNASKRWPGASVWPSWDLLEAPEDPFSIEREARLHRQAAAVNEATCTWSGQLPPRNYKNPIYSCKVFLGGVPWDITEAGLINTFRVFGSLSVEWPGKDGKHPRCPPKGNMPKGYVYLVFELEKSVRALLQACSQDPLSPDGLSEYYFKMSSRRMRCKEVQVIPWVLADSNFVRSPSQRLDPSRTVFVGALHGMLNAEALAAIVNDLFGGVVYAGIDTDKHKYPIGSGRVTFNNQRSYLKAVSAAFVEIKTTKFTKKVQIDPYLEDSLCHICSAQPGPFFCRDQVCFKYFCRSCWHWRHSTEGLRHHRPLMRNQKSRESS, via the exons ATGCTTTTCCCCACCTCTGCGCAAGAATCTTCCCGGGGCCTCCCGGATGCAAATGACCTGTGCCTTGGCCTGCAGTCCCTCAGCTTGACAGGGTGGGACAGACCATGGAGTACCCAGGACTCTGATGCTGCAGCACAGAGCAGTCCACAATCTG tATTGAGCATGCTCAATAACCCACTGGGAAATGTACTGGGAAAACCTCCTCTGGGCTTCTTGCCCCTGGACCCCACTAACACCGAGTTGGTGGAAAAGTTTCCAACACCATCTATGAGAGGATCCCGCCTGGATGCTCGTCCTGTCCTGGATTCCCGTTCCAGCAGCCCTTCTGATTCAGATACGAGTGGTTTCAGCTCTGGATCAGACCATCTCTCGGATTTAATT TCCAGTCTTCGCATCTCCCCTCCTCTGCCTTTCCTGCCCCTTGGGGCTGGTCCCAGAGACCCTTTAAAGATGGGAGTTGGGTCATGGCTGGACCAAGACCAGGCTGCTCTAGCTGCAGTAACTCCCTCTCCTACCAATGCATCAAAGAGATGGCCTGGAGCATCAGTGTGGCCTTCTTGGGACTTGTTAGAAGCTCCAGAGGATCCTTTTAGTATTGAGAGGGAGGCCAGACTCCATAGACAAGCTGCAG CTGTGAATGAAGCCACGTGCACCTGGAGTGGTCAGCTTCCTCCTCGAAATTACAAGAACCCCATCTATTCCTGTAAGGTGTTTTTAGGAGGAGTTCCTTGGGACATCACGGAAG CTGGATTGATAAACACCTTCCGTGTATTTGGTTCTTTGAGTGTGGAATGGCCTGGTAAGGATGGCAAACACCCCCGGTGCCCTCCCAAAGGTAATATGCCTAAAG GGTATGTGTACCTGGTATTTGAGCTGGAGAAATCTGTGCGGGCCCTGCTCCAAGCTTGTTCTCAAGATCCACTAAGTCCAGATGGCCTGAGCGAGTATTACTTCAAGATGTCCAGCCGCAGGATGCGTTGTAAGGAG GTGCAGGTTATTCCTTGGGTTTTGGCTGATAGCAACTTTGTCCGAAGCCCATCACAAAGACTGGATCCCAGCAGAACAGTCTTTGTTGGGGCGCTGCATGGGATGCTCAATGCGGAGGCACTGGCTGCAATTGTAAATGATCTCTTTGGAGGAGTAGTGTATGCTGGCATTGACACGGATAAGCACAAGTATCCTATTG GATCCGGACGAGTGACTTTTAACAATCAACGCAGTTATCTGAAGGCAGTCAGTGCTGCTTTTGTGGAGATCAAAACTACCAAGTTTACCAAGAAG GTTCAGATTGACCCCTACCTAGAAGACTCTCTGTGTCACATCTGTAGTGCTCAGCCAGGTCCATTCTTCTGTCGAGATCAG